In Flammeovirgaceae bacterium 311, one DNA window encodes the following:
- a CDS encoding phosphoribosyl-ATP pyrophosphohydrolase (COG0139 Phosphoribosyl-AMP cyclohydrolase): MTQDFIQPDFDKTSGLIPAIVQDAVSQKVLMLGFMNQEALQKTQQEGRVTFWSRSKKRLWTKGETSGNFLEVENISIDCDKDTLLIKARPIGPVCHTGTDTCFREENKSRTGFIDQLRSIIKDRRQNPSEKSYTTSLFTKGINKVAQKVGEEAVELVIEAKDNNKELFLGEAADLLFHYLILLEAKGIELDEVVGVLEKRHKK, from the coding sequence ATGACCCAAGATTTTATACAACCAGATTTTGATAAGACCAGTGGATTAATTCCAGCCATTGTACAAGATGCTGTAAGCCAAAAAGTGTTAATGTTAGGCTTTATGAATCAGGAGGCGCTGCAGAAAACACAACAGGAGGGGCGGGTGACTTTCTGGAGCCGCAGCAAGAAAAGGCTTTGGACCAAAGGTGAAACCTCTGGAAATTTTCTCGAAGTGGAAAACATCAGCATCGACTGCGATAAAGATACCTTACTCATTAAAGCCCGCCCCATAGGACCGGTTTGCCACACTGGCACTGATACCTGCTTCAGGGAAGAGAATAAGAGCCGCACCGGCTTTATTGACCAGTTGCGCAGCATTATAAAAGACCGCAGGCAAAACCCCTCTGAAAAGTCTTACACCACCAGCCTCTTTACCAAGGGCATCAACAAAGTTGCCCAGAAGGTGGGCGAAGAAGCCGTAGAACTGGTGATTGAAGCCAAGGACAATAATAAGGAGCTATTTTTAGGGGAAGCCGCTGATCTGCTTTTTCACTACCTGATCCTCTTGGAAGCCAAAGGCATTGAGCTGGATGAGGTGGTTGGTGTGCTGGAGAAGAGGCATAAGAAGTAA